The Kribbella sp. NBC_00662 nucleotide sequence GAGAGCAGCCAGCGCCTGTTCGGGCTCGCCGCCTGGCACGACTCCTCGTTCTACGACGAGCGTGAACGGGCCGCGTTGGCGCTGACCGATGCGGTCACGCAGCTCGAGCGCGGCGGCGTACCGGACGAGGTGTGGGATGCGGTGGTGGAGCACTTCGGCGAGGAGGGCGCTGCCAACGTGCTCCTCGCGATTGGCACCATCAACCTGTGGACCCGATTGAACATCGCAACCAGGAAACAGCCGGAACTGGCCGGTTGATCCTGCGCGAATTCGAGTCGGCCCGCGGCATGCTCGCCGGCCTCGCGTACCGGTTGCTGGGCAGCTGGCACGACGCCGAAGACGTGCTGCAGGACGCGTACGTCCGCTGGTCCGCCGCAGACCGCACCGATGTGGCCGAGCCGCGTCGCTACCTGACCAGGGTGGTGACGCGGCTGTCCATCGACGTACTCCGAACCAGGCAAGCGCGCCGCGAGAGCTACACCGGCGAATGGCTGCCGGAGCCGGTCCTGGCGGATGCCATCGACCTGGGCGACCTCTCGATGGCGCTACTCCACCTGATGGAACGGCTGACTCCACCGCAGCGCGCTGTCTACGTACTGCGCACCGCCTTCACCCTCCCGTACGACGAGATCGCGGAGATCCTGGACCGTACGCCGGAACACTGCCGCCAGCTCCACCGCCGGGCCGTGCGTGAACTCGCCGACGACCGCCCTCGCTTCCACCCCTCCGCCGCCGAGCAACGCCGCCTCCTCCACGACTTCGTAGCCGCCGCCCGCGAAGGCGACCTGGCTCGCCTGGAGGACCTGCTCAAAGACTCCGTCACCTCCTGGACCGACGGCGGCGGCGTACGCCGAGCCGCCCGCAAACCCGTCGTGGGTCGCGACAAGGTGGCCACCTTCTTCACCCACATCTACGCCCACACCGATGTCACCATCACCCCCGTGGACCTGGCCACCGGCCCCGCCCTGGACATATCGGTCCGAGGCCACCGCCACGTCCTCACCCTCGACTCCAACGGCACTCAGATCACCACCATCCGAGTCCTCGCCAACCCCCACAAACTCACCGCTGTTCGCTAGAGGCCGCGGCTCAGGCCTCGTCCAGCGGCATGATCGTCGTTCGTCTGTGGTGCTCGAACACGACCGAGCTGCGGATGTCGGCGATCTCCTGGCGCTTGGCGAGCGCCAGCACGAGATCGCGCAAGGCCCGCGTGTCCTTCACCGCGACATGTGCCAGAAAGTCGGAGCCACCCGACACCATGAACATGTCGAGCGTCTGCGGCAGGTCCATCACATAGGCCTGGAACGCGGTCGCAACAGCCATCGCCTGCGGCCTGAGCTTGATCGAGATGATCGCCTGGGTCGAGCGGTCGATCGCCTCGAGGTCCACGGCGGCGTGATAGCCGCTGATCACCCCGCGGTCGCGCAGCCCACGGATCCGCTCCAGGCAGGTCGAGGGCGCGATGCCGAGCTCAGCGGCCATGTCGCGGTTCGTACGGCGGGCGTCGTTCTGCAGCATTCGCAGCAGCGCCGTATCAAGTTCGTCCATATCAGCCAGTTTCGCAGATCTGCCGAACGATGTTCGGGGAGTCGGACGCGATCCCGCGCAGACGGCTAACTTTACCTGCGTGCTGACGAACAAGATGGTCGTGGTGGTCGCGACCGAAGCGCCCATCGGTGTCGCCCTCAACACCGCCGCCCTGCTCGGCGTCGGTATCGGCCGTCGCCACGACGACACGGTCGGCCCGGACAGCGTCGACGCGTCCGGCGCGACCCACACCGGGATGTGTGCGTACCCGATCCCGATCCTGCGAGCGTCCGCCGAGCAACTCCACGTCCTGCGCGGCCAGGCCGCAGCCCGCGCCGGCGTCACCGTGCACGACATGACGCAGGTCGCCCAGCAGGCACGCACCTACGAGCAGATGGCGACGACGCTCAGCGGCACGAAGCCCGAAGACATCGAGTACCTCGGACTCGCGTTGTACGGCCCACGACCGGCCATCGACTCCCTCACCGGAGCCCTACCGCTCTACCGCTGACGAACTCCTCCAACAAGCGCGGAGTCCGTAGGGTGGGCTGCATGCGACTGAACTACGTGGAGACCGGTCCGGCGGACGCGCCCGTGGTGTTGCTCGGCTCGTCGCTCGGGGCCGATCAAGCGATGTGGGCGCCGCAGGTGGAGGTGCTCGCCAAGCGGTTTCGGGTGATTGCGTTCGACCATCGCGGCCATGGCGGGTCCGAGGTCCCCGACGGCCCGTACACGATCGACGACCTCGGCGGCGACGTCGTCGAGTTGCTCGACACCCTCGAGGTGGACCAGGCGTCGTACGTCGGGATCTCGCTCGGCGGGTCGGTCGGGCTCTGGCTGGCGGAGAACGCCCCGGAGCGGATCCACCGTCTGGTGGCGATCTGCCCGCCGACCAACACGGCCGTCAACCCGCAGATGTGGACCGACCGCGCCGCGCAGGTACGCGCCGAGGGCACCCAGTCGATCGCCGACGCGACCCTCGGCCGCTGGTTCCTCCCCGAATACACCGAGGACGTCGAGCCCGTCCGCCAGATGCTGCAGGACTGCCCCGACGAGGGCTACGCCGCCTGCTGCGAGGCCATCAGCACGCTGAACCTCCTTCCGAAGCTGAACGACATCACTGCCCCGGTCCTGCTGATCACCACGGACTCGGATCAGTCCGTCCCGCCGGAGACCGTCGTACCCCTCGCATCCGAGATCCCCGGCGCCCACCTCGAGATCATCGAGAAGGCTGCCCACCTCGTCACCTACTCCCACCCGGACGTCATCAACCCACTACTCCTCGCGCACCTCGCCTGACTACGCTCTGGATGCAGCCCACCGCGAGCAGGAACAATGGGGCGACCGAGAGAGGGGACGATGCGTGAGCGTGCACGATCAGCCATTCGCGCGGTCGGCAGGTCAGGCGGATCTCGAGCTGGCCGACTACGCGACGACGTTCGGCACGGAGCGCCGGCGGCGTACGTCGTCCAGCCTGATCGGTCCTGTCATGGTCGCCGGCCTCCTCGCCTTCTTCGTGGCCGATTCGGTCGCTTCGAGCCGGAGTGCTGTCACAGCCTTCTTCGTGGCCGCCGGCGCCCTCCTGGTGCTGTTCTTCGTCTTCGCCTTTGCGTCGATCGCCGCGGGACGGAGGCGCAAGTCGCGCCCGACTCCGAGCTCGCGTCGATTCCTGCCCATGGCCGCCCTCCAGGCGTACGCGAGCGAGGCGGCGCAGGGTGCGGGCTTCGTCGACCTCTCGTGGATGGCCGCTGAGCAGCTCCGTACGACGAAGCCGAAGCAGGTCGGGCCGATGGCCTCGCCCGCGGAGATCAACGCGGTCTTCAGGGAGCTGCTGGTGACCATCGGACGCCTGCCGCGGGGCGAGGCCGACCACGTCATCCGCGACCTCCTGCGATACCTGATCACGCGCTCCGACCGCCCTTCTGCGGCGACCCTCCTGCACACGCCCATTCGTCCGGAGCCGCTGGCGAGTCAGTTGCGGCTCTTCACACGGATGGCCGACCGCGTACCCGAGTCGGTCGTCCGGGATATTCGGGACGATCTATGGCGACAGGTGCGCCCCCGGTGATCGATGACCTGGGGAAGCTGCTGGATCGGGCCTCGTCGCCGGTCGATCTCGCGGTCGTACTGCTGACCGGGCCGCTCGCGTTCGCACTCGATGCCGGCCTCGACATCGTCGGATTCCTGCCGCCGGGGTACGTCGCGATCATCGCCGCCTCGTTCGCGCTCGGAGTACGGAAGGTGGTCGAAGCCCGGCTCGCGCCGCGGCGGGAGCGGCGTGACCGCGAGGCCCGGCGGCAGGTGACCCGGGACCGCGCCATCGCGCTCCAGAGCCGGATCGCGGAGTTCCACCCACCGTCGGAGCTCGGGAATCGATTGCTGCAGGAGGTGGAGCTCTACCGGGCCGGGATCACCACCGACGAGCAGTTCGAGAGCGCGGTCGCAGACTGCGTGGACGACTACCGCTATCTGGTCCGGACCGCGTTCGATTCCGGCGTAGGGCAGCGGCAGCGTTAGTCTGGTAGGCGCTCTGCTCCCCTACCGGAAGTGCCCGATGACTGTCGAATCGCTGTTCCCGCGCCTGGAGGCGTTGCTGCCGAGTGTGCAGAAGCCGATCCAGTATGTCGGAGGTGAGCTGAACTCGGTCAGCAAGGAGTGGGATGCGGTCAGCGTCCGCTGGGCGCTGATGTACCCGGACGCGTACGAGGTCGGCCTGCCCAACCAGGGCGTGCAGATCCTGTACGAGGTGCTGAACGAGCGCGACCACATCCTTGCCGAGCGGACGTACTCCGTCTGGCCGGACATGGAGCAGATCATGCGGGACAACGCGATCCCGCAGTTCACGCTGGACTCGCATCGGCCGGTCCGGGCGTTCGACGTGTTCGGGCTGTCGTTCTCGACCGAGCTCGGGTACACGAACATGCTCACCGCGCTCGACCTGGCGGGCATCCCGTTGCACGCTGTCGACCGCACCGACGAGGACCCGATCGTGCTCGCCGGCGGCCATGCCGCGTTCAATCCGGAGCCGATCGCGGACTTCATCGACGCCGCGGTGCTCGGTGACGGCGAGGAGATCGTGCTCGCGATCTCCGAGGTGATCCGGGAGTGGAAGGACGAGGGCCGCCCGGGCGGGCGCGACGAAGTACTGCTCCGGCTGGCGAAGTCCGGCGGCGTGTACATCCCGAAGTTCTTCAGCGTCGACTATCTGCCGGACGGCCGGATCCAGCGCGTCATCCCCAACCGGCAGGGCGTTCCGTTCCGGACGGCGAAGCACACGGTCATGGACCTCGACGCCTGGCCGTACCCGAAGAAGCCGCTGGTGCCGCTGGCCGAGACCGTGCACGAACGGTTCTCGGTCGAGATCTTCCGCGGCTGCACGCGTGGCTGCCGGTTCTGCCAGGCGGGCATGATCACCCGCCCGGTGCGTGAGCGCAGCATCACCACGATCGGCGACATGGTCGACAACGGGCTCAAACAGACCGGGTTCGAGGAGGTCGGCCTGCTCAGTCTGTCGAGTGCCGACCACAGCGAGATCGCGGACGTGGCGAAGGGCCTCGGTGACCGGTACGAGGGCAGCAACGTCTCGCTGTCGTTGCCTTCGACAAGGGTCGACGCGTTCAACATCACGCTGGCGAACGAGTTCTCCCGCAACGGCCGGCGCAGCGGGCTGACGTTCGCGCCCGAGGGCGGGTCGGACCGGATGCGCAAGGTGATCAACAAGATGGTCACCGAGGAGGACCTGATCCGGACCGTCGCGGCGGCGTACAGCCACGGCTGGCGGCAGGTGAAGCTGTACTTCATGTGCGGTCTGCCGACCGAGACCGACGAGGACGTGCTCGCGATCGCGGACCTGGCGAAGAAGGTGATCGCGACGGGCCGTGAGGTCTCCGGCCGCAACGACATCCGCTGCACCGTGTCGATCGGCGGGTTCGTGCCGAAGCCGCACACGCCGTTCCAGTGGGCGTCGCAGCTCGGCGTCGAGGAGACCGACGCCCGGCTGGCCAAGCTGGGTGCGGCGATCCGATCGGAGAAGAAGTACGCCAAGGCGATCGGTTTCCGGTACCACGACGGCAAGCCGGGCATCATCGAAGGCCTGCTGTCCCGCGGCGACCGCCGCGTCGGCCGCGTGATCGAGGCGGTCTGGCGCGACGGCGGCCGGTTCGACGGCTGGAGCGAGCACTTCTCGTACGACCGCTGGGTCGAGTCCACCGAGAAGGCGCTGGCGGACGAGCCGGTCGACCTCGCCTGGTACACGACGCGCGAGCGCGAGTACGCCGAAGTACTGCCCTGGGACCACCTGGACTCGGGCCTGGACCGGGACTGGCTGTGGGAGGACTGGCAGGACTCACTCGAGGAAGACGGCGCGATCGAGGTCGAGGACTGCCGCTGGACCCCCTGCTTCGACTGCGGCGTCTGCCCCCAGATGGGCACCGAAATCCAAATCGGCCCAACCGGCAAGAAACTACTCCCACTGTCCGTCGTCTAGCTGCGGTACTCCGCCGCCGAACCTTTCGATGCTGCCGACAAGAGCAGGTCGGTGAGCAGTAGGTCGTCAGCGCTGCTCAGGACGAGGTCGGCGGTGGCGACCGCGTCCGGGGTGACGTACGGGTTGGGGACGGCGACTGCGAACATGCCTGCCGCCTGGGCTGCTGCGACGCCGTGGGGTGTGTCCTCGACGGCGATCGCGGGTACGCCGACCCGCTGGAGCGCGAGCTGGTAGATGGCCGGGTCGGGCTTGTGGGTGTCCACCTCGTCGCCGGTGACGATCTCGTCGAAGAGTTCGACCGCGTCGACCCGCTTGAGGTGACCGACGACCCAGCTCCGGGGGGAGCTGCTCGCGATCGCGACGCGGAGCCCGAGCTCGTGGGCTGACGAGATCCAAGCACGGATGCCGGGGCGGAAGTCGAGCTCAGCATGCATCCGGTCCCGGTGGGCGAGCCGCCGGGCATGACTCTCGGCCCGGTCGAATCCGGCCCCGACCGCTGCCGCGAGTACGGCGTACCGGTCGTCGCTCACGTCGCCGCCGTGACCCGGCCAGAAGCCGTCGAGGTCGAGCTCGAGACCGTGGTATGCCCACTCGGTCTGCCAGCTCTCGACCATCGTCGTCTCGGTGTCCATCAGCAGACCGTCGAAGTCGAACACGACCGCCTGCACGTCCGTCGGCACCAGCCGCGTCGCCAGCCGATGGATCTGCGTCTCGCTCAGCCCGAGCCAGGCGAGATACCCACGGACCCCACCGAACCGCTCGTCGAGGTACGAGAGCGACCCGAGGATCGTGTCCGGGTGGGACCGGGAGAAGGCGGGCGCGTCCTGCAGACCGAGGTTCGTCTCGCTGATCGCGTAGTCCGCGGCGATGTCCGGGCGGGGTACGCCGACCAGGTCGAGCAGGATCGCGACCGTCAGCCCGGTCCGGTCTTTGCCGGCCTTGCAGTGCACGACGACCGGCCGATCCGCCGGGGCCTCGGCGATCGCGGTGAAGATTCTGCCGACGTGGGCCGCGTTGCGGGCCAGGCTGTTGCGGTAGACGTCGACCAGCCGCGGCTCGGCGGCCGGATCGCGAGTCGCCTCGGCCGCCGGGTCGATCCACGGGATCCGCTGGTATACCGAATCTCCGGCCAGCGGATGTGGTTGCTTCAACTCCCAATCGGAGCGCAGATCGAGCACCAGTCCGGCGGCGACGGTTTCGAATTCAGGCAGGCCGGCCGCGTCAATGCACTCACTGCGGAGCAGAGCCCGCGCTCGCGTCGGTACGCCGTACCGGGTCGGAAGTCCGCCAACGTCACGCGCATTCGGGCTCCACATACCTGTCAGCTTAGGACAACACCTCCTAGCGACTCGAAGTCGCTCCAGCTTCCGTCGTACGCCTTGTGGTGTACGGCGGAATCCATGCCGACCGCAAAGACGTCGATCCGGCCCGGCCCCCACGAGACCACCGAGCCCGCCGGCTGCGGACGGCGTTGTACGGCGGCTGGTTCGAGCCAGCCGGCCAGGGCGGCGATGTTCATCCGGAGGATCGCCGTGGCCAGCGACCAGTCGATGAAGTTCAACGTGTCGTTGGCGGAGTGGATATGCCCGTTCGCGCTGTCCCCGCCCTCGATCGTCAGAACCGCTGGTATACCAGCGTTGATGAACGGGACATGATCGCTGGCGAACGGATTCAGCGACGTCTCGACCTTCAACCCCGTGTACGTCGCGCCCGCCGCAGCGAGATCCGCGATCTGACTCGACGACACCGCCGCTCCCTCCAGCAGTACGCCGGGTGTCGCGGTGTTCATGGTCCCGATCATGTCCATGTTGAGTACGGCGCGGACCCGCGACCGCTCCGCCGGCGGCAGCGCGGCGACGTACTGCTTGCTGCCGAACAGCCCCTCTTCCTCGCCACCGAACAGGATCAGCCGGACGTCATGCTGCCAACTGCGTGTCGACAGCAGACGGCCGAGTTCGAGTACGCCGGCCGAGCCGCTGCCGTTGTCGTCCGCCCCCGGAGCCGGCGCGGCCGGACCGCCCGCGATGTTGATCGAGTCCAGGTGAGCGGTGACGATCACCAGCTTGCGGTCAACGCCGACACCGGTGCGATCGCCGACCAGATTCGCCGAATGGCCCGCCCCGACGGTGATCGGTCCCCGGCTCACTTGGTAGCCAAGGGCAACCATTCGATCGGATGCGAAGTCCATCGCCTGCGTGAACGTCGTACTCAGCGAATGCCTGGTCGGCAGACTCGCCAGCCAGGTCAGGTCGCTCTGGTACGACGTCGTGGACACCTCGCCGACCAGGTCCGCGATGTCCGGATCGACCCGGGCCGCGACGGCCGTCTCGTGGTCGACGACCGTCGTGTTCGGGCGGAGCGCTTCGATCCGCCAGTGGTGGTTGGACCGCCGACGCGGCTTGTCGGCCGACGAGATGACCAGATGCCGGCCGTGATCGAGCAGCGGCGTGACATCGGGGTACTCGTCCTGGAAACTCCGGCCCACCTGCGTGACGAGCAGCAGACCGGGAACGGTCCGGGAGGCCCGGCCGAGGCGTTGTTCGGCCGGGACCCAGAGGAGGGTCTTGTCCCCGAACCGTGCCGACCGGGCGCCGCCGGCGGCATCCGCGGTCGGTACGACCAGATAGCGCACATTCATTGTTGGTCCTGCCAAGCAATCTCGAGTCGATCGGGCGCCGAGGACACGATCCGCCCGGTCCCGTCCGGCAGATGCAGCCGTCCGGCCGGGTCCCAGCGCCCCGGCGGCCCGGGGGAGGGGGCGTCGCCGCGGCCGATCTGCAGCGGCACGAACGTCCCGTCCGGGCGGAACTCCACCCCCCGCCGGCCACGGGCCGGCGGGAAGGCGAAGTCGTCGCGACGGTAGACGCTGATCCCGTCGTGGTCCTCCTCGAAGGAATGCGTCCAGCGTCCGGTCGGCGTGGTGGTCAGATCTTCACCGCCTGTCCGATCGAGGCGGGGGAGTCGGGAACGGTCAGCTTGAAATCGCTGATGATCCCGCCGAGCGGTTCGTACCCGGTGACGGATGGTCCCCAGGCCGATCCGTCCCACCACTTGTGATACAGCTGCTTGTCGGTGCCGGTGACGAACACGTCCAGCCGGTTGGTGTCCCACGAGACCACGCGCGGCTCGTCGGTGCAGATCCCGCCCATGTACTCGTATCCCGTGACGCTCGGTCCCCAGGAGGATCCGTCCCACCACTTGTGGTAGAGAGCGGAGTCGGTTCCGAGCAGGAACACGTCGAGCCGGTCGGAGCCCCACGAGACCACGCTCGGCGCCGTCGTACACACGCCGCCCATGTACTCGTACCCGCTCCACGACGAGCCGTCCCACCACTTGTGGTAGAGCGCCGAGTCGGTGCCGATGACGAACAGGTCGAGCCGGTTCTCGCCCCACGCCACCACGCGCGGCGGGGAGGCACAGACGCCGCCGAGGTACTCGTACCCGGTCGCCGACGGTCCCCAGTTCGAGCCGTCCCACCACTTGTGGTAGACCGCGTTGTCCGTGCCCAGCACGAACACGTCGAGCCGATCGGGGCCCCAGGCAACGACTTCGGGCGAGCTCATGCAGATCCCGCCGAGGTACTCGTAGCCGTTCCAGGACGAGCCGTCCCACCACTTGTGGTACAGCGCCCGGTCCGTGCCGAGGACGAACGCGTCCAGCCGGTCAGGACCCCAGGTCGCCAACCGCGGCGGGCTCATGCAGACGCCGCCGAGGTACTCGTACCCGGTGACGGACGGTCCCCAGTTCGAGCCGTCCCACCACTTGTGGTACATCGCGTGGTCGGTGCCGAGGACGAACGCGTCGAGCCGGTTCGGGCCCCAGGACGCGACTTCAGGAGCGCTCATACAGATACCACCCATGTACTCGTAGCCGGCGACGGACGGTCCCCAGGACGATCCGTTCCACCACTTGTGATACATCGCCAGGTCGGTGCCGAGCACGAACGCGTCCAGCCGGTTCGCGCCCCACGACACCACCGAGCCGGCCGGTTCCGGCGTGCCGCCCGAGCTCAGGACCGGCAGGTCCTTGCGGGCGGTGTCCAGCGTCGCGTGCATCCGCGTCACCTGGTCGGTGGTGAACATGACCATGCCGCGGTCGTCGGTGTAGTCCATGTAGTCGTAGAACAGGTCGCCGTTCGGCCCGTTGCTACACGTCACATGCGGGAACGTCGGTACGCCGAAGTTCGGGCCGGCCGCGTTCGGGGTGTCGGCGCACTCGTCGGTGCCGCTGCAGCCGCTGCCGTCGTCGCCCCAGATGTGGAACAGGTTCAGGTAGTGCCCGACCTCGTGCGTCGTCGTCCGGCCGAGGTCGAACGGCGCCGCCGCCGTACCGTTCGTGCCGAACCCGCTGTGCAGGATGACCACACCGTCGGTGTTCGCCGGACCGCCCGGGAACTGTGCGTACCCGAGCAGACCGCCGCCGAGCTGGCACACCCAGATGTTCAGGTAGTGCGCGGTGTCCCACGGGTCGATGCCGCCGGTCGCCGACGACTTCACCTTGTCGTCGGTGCCGAAGCTCGCCGTACTGGTCTGGGTCCGGGTGACACCGGTCGTCGGGTTCCCGTTCGGGTCCTCGGTCGCCAGGAAGAACTCGACCCTGCTGTCCGCGATCAGTCCGCTGAACACGCCCGGCACGATGCTGGTGTCCGGGTTGGTGGCGCGGTAGTCGCGGTTCAGTACGTCGATCTGGCTGTCGATCTGCGCCTGCGAGATGTTCTGCGCGTTCGTGTTCCAGACGACGTGGACGACACACGGGATGCGAGCGACCCCGGTGAAACGGTCCTCGCCGGAGACGTAGTCCATCGTCGCGGTCTCCAGCGCCGACCGCGCCGCGGCGTACGTCGGGTCGGTCGACAGCAGCCGCCGGTGCACATCCATCACGCCGCACTGTCTGCGCGTGGGGAACTCCGTCCGCCCGCCGGTGTCAGTTGTGGCGCCGCTCATACCGGCACCACTGGCCTGCCCTCCGCCTGTCATCCCCGCACCGGCAGGCGATCCGCCGCCGCTCATGTCAGCTGCGGGTGATCCGCCGCCGCCCATGTCGGCCGCAGGCGACCCGCCGCCGCTCATGTCTGCTGCGGGTGATCCGCCGCCGCTCATCGTCGTACTGCTCGACGCCGGTGACCCGGTCATCGGCATGCCGTCTGCCGCGGGCTGTCCGTTCGCGGCGTGCCCGTTCTGCTCCGTCGCCGGTGCCTCACCCGGCATCCGGTAGTCGTCCCGGTGCTTGTCCGCTCGCCCGTTGGCCTTCCTCGGCATCTCTCCCCCTTCCGCGGGGGCGCACGGGCAGGTCGGCGTACGCGCGCCGAACCGAGAAGATTCACCCCCAGCGCACCCCTCGACCGAAGACGGTCCCTACCGCCTTCCCCCACCGAACAGTCGGCCCCCAAGTCACTGTTCTGCGTTTCACCTTGCTCCGATCACCTCGCCCACACAACCCTTCGTGGCAAGACTTTCGGATCTGGGTAGCCTCGGATTTACCGACCGGCGTGGAACAGATGGGACGTGCGGGTGAATCGGCTGACCGACTGGTTGCTCGGGCTGCACGGCTTGGCTGTCTACGCCGTGGTGGGCCTGCTCGTGTTCGCCGAGGACGCTTTGTTCGTCGGGTTCGTGCTGCCGGGTGAGACCGCGGCCGTGCTGGGGGGTGTGGCGGCGGCGCTCGGCCATGCCTCGCTCGCAGCGGTCCTGGCGGTCGTGATCGGTGCCGCCGTCCTCGGCGACACCATCGGGTACGAGGTCGGTCGGCACTTCGGGCCGCGGCTCCTGGCGAGCCGGTTCCTGCAACGGCGGGCCGGTCGGCTGGACGCCGCGCGCAGACAACTCGCCGGGCGGGGCGGTACGGCCGTCTTCCTGGCGCGGTTCGTGGCGTTCTTCCGGGCCACGATGCCGGCGCTCGCGGGCGCTTCCGGGATGCGCTACCTGAAGTTCGTCAGTTTCAACGCCGCGGGCGGGATCGTCTGGGGGACCGCGGTCGTCCTCGTCGGGTACCTTGCCGGCAACTCGTACACGAAGGTCGAGAAGACCTTCGGCCGCCTCGCCGCCCTGGTCGTCGCCGCTGTCGTCGTGGTCGCGATCGTGGTCTGGCGGGTCCGTCGGCACACCTCGGAGGATTGACATGCAGCGTGAGAAGTCGGTCCCGTTCGAGGTGCGTGCTCATCGTGGTTTGATCTCGGTCCGCGTGGTGCCGAACGACGACCCGTGGGCGTCCGGGCACCAACTCGTCGTACCCGATCTGAACGCCGAGGCGTTCCGCGGCTTCCCGATCTGCACGGCGTCGATCAGGTACCACGGGCACGGCATCAACGCGATCATGGGCTGGATCCAGGTCGTCCGGCGCGGCTCCGACGTCT carries:
- a CDS encoding carboxymuconolactone decarboxylase family protein; this translates as MSFSKVSPAGFRAVYGVENYVQGVLDHTLLHLIKIRASMLNGCAFCLDMHTTDALKAGESSQRLFGLAAWHDSSFYDERERAALALTDAVTQLERGGVPDEVWDAVVEHFGEEGAANVLLAIGTINLWTRLNIATRKQPELAG
- a CDS encoding sigma-70 family RNA polymerase sigma factor, which encodes MDPIEHRNQETAGTGRLILREFESARGMLAGLAYRLLGSWHDAEDVLQDAYVRWSAADRTDVAEPRRYLTRVVTRLSIDVLRTRQARRESYTGEWLPEPVLADAIDLGDLSMALLHLMERLTPPQRAVYVLRTAFTLPYDEIAEILDRTPEHCRQLHRRAVRELADDRPRFHPSAAEQRRLLHDFVAAAREGDLARLEDLLKDSVTSWTDGGGVRRAARKPVVGRDKVATFFTHIYAHTDVTITPVDLATGPALDISVRGHRHVLTLDSNGTQITTIRVLANPHKLTAVR
- a CDS encoding Lrp/AsnC family transcriptional regulator, which encodes MDELDTALLRMLQNDARRTNRDMAAELGIAPSTCLERIRGLRDRGVISGYHAAVDLEAIDRSTQAIISIKLRPQAMAVATAFQAYVMDLPQTLDMFMVSGGSDFLAHVAVKDTRALRDLVLALAKRQEIADIRSSVVFEHHRRTTIMPLDEA
- a CDS encoding DUF2000 domain-containing protein — protein: MLTNKMVVVVATEAPIGVALNTAALLGVGIGRRHDDTVGPDSVDASGATHTGMCAYPIPILRASAEQLHVLRGQAAARAGVTVHDMTQVAQQARTYEQMATTLSGTKPEDIEYLGLALYGPRPAIDSLTGALPLYR
- the pcaD gene encoding 3-oxoadipate enol-lactonase, with the translated sequence MRLNYVETGPADAPVVLLGSSLGADQAMWAPQVEVLAKRFRVIAFDHRGHGGSEVPDGPYTIDDLGGDVVELLDTLEVDQASYVGISLGGSVGLWLAENAPERIHRLVAICPPTNTAVNPQMWTDRAAQVRAEGTQSIADATLGRWFLPEYTEDVEPVRQMLQDCPDEGYAACCEAISTLNLLPKLNDITAPVLLITTDSDQSVPPETVVPLASEIPGAHLEIIEKAAHLVTYSHPDVINPLLLAHLA
- a CDS encoding TIGR03960 family B12-binding radical SAM protein, whose protein sequence is MTVESLFPRLEALLPSVQKPIQYVGGELNSVSKEWDAVSVRWALMYPDAYEVGLPNQGVQILYEVLNERDHILAERTYSVWPDMEQIMRDNAIPQFTLDSHRPVRAFDVFGLSFSTELGYTNMLTALDLAGIPLHAVDRTDEDPIVLAGGHAAFNPEPIADFIDAAVLGDGEEIVLAISEVIREWKDEGRPGGRDEVLLRLAKSGGVYIPKFFSVDYLPDGRIQRVIPNRQGVPFRTAKHTVMDLDAWPYPKKPLVPLAETVHERFSVEIFRGCTRGCRFCQAGMITRPVRERSITTIGDMVDNGLKQTGFEEVGLLSLSSADHSEIADVAKGLGDRYEGSNVSLSLPSTRVDAFNITLANEFSRNGRRSGLTFAPEGGSDRMRKVINKMVTEEDLIRTVAAAYSHGWRQVKLYFMCGLPTETDEDVLAIADLAKKVIATGREVSGRNDIRCTVSIGGFVPKPHTPFQWASQLGVEETDARLAKLGAAIRSEKKYAKAIGFRYHDGKPGIIEGLLSRGDRRVGRVIEAVWRDGGRFDGWSEHFSYDRWVESTEKALADEPVDLAWYTTREREYAEVLPWDHLDSGLDRDWLWEDWQDSLEEDGAIEVEDCRWTPCFDCGVCPQMGTEIQIGPTGKKLLPLSVV
- a CDS encoding HAD-IA family hydrolase; protein product: MWSPNARDVGGLPTRYGVPTRARALLRSECIDAAGLPEFETVAAGLVLDLRSDWELKQPHPLAGDSVYQRIPWIDPAAEATRDPAAEPRLVDVYRNSLARNAAHVGRIFTAIAEAPADRPVVVHCKAGKDRTGLTVAILLDLVGVPRPDIAADYAISETNLGLQDAPAFSRSHPDTILGSLSYLDERFGGVRGYLAWLGLSETQIHRLATRLVPTDVQAVVFDFDGLLMDTETTMVESWQTEWAYHGLELDLDGFWPGHGGDVSDDRYAVLAAAVGAGFDRAESHARRLAHRDRMHAELDFRPGIRAWISSAHELGLRVAIASSSPRSWVVGHLKRVDAVELFDEIVTGDEVDTHKPDPAIYQLALQRVGVPAIAVEDTPHGVAAAQAAGMFAVAVPNPYVTPDAVATADLVLSSADDLLLTDLLLSAASKGSAAEYRS
- a CDS encoding M20/M25/M40 family metallo-hydrolase, with protein sequence MNVRYLVVPTADAAGGARSARFGDKTLLWVPAEQRLGRASRTVPGLLLVTQVGRSFQDEYPDVTPLLDHGRHLVISSADKPRRRSNHHWRIEALRPNTTVVDHETAVAARVDPDIADLVGEVSTTSYQSDLTWLASLPTRHSLSTTFTQAMDFASDRMVALGYQVSRGPITVGAGHSANLVGDRTGVGVDRKLVIVTAHLDSINIAGGPAAPAPGADDNGSGSAGVLELGRLLSTRSWQHDVRLILFGGEEEGLFGSKQYVAALPPAERSRVRAVLNMDMIGTMNTATPGVLLEGAAVSSSQIADLAAAGATYTGLKVETSLNPFASDHVPFINAGIPAVLTIEGGDSANGHIHSANDTLNFIDWSLATAILRMNIAALAGWLEPAAVQRRPQPAGSVVSWGPGRIDVFAVGMDSAVHHKAYDGSWSDFESLGGVVLS